In Oceanobacillus sp. FSL K6-2867, one DNA window encodes the following:
- the rplL gene encoding 50S ribosomal protein L7/L12: MTKEEMIGAIKEMSVLELNDLVKAIEEEFGVTAAAPVAAAGAAGGAAAEEQTEFDVVLTSAGASKIKVVKAVREITGLGLKDAKDLVDNAPKAIKEGVAKEEAEEVKTKLEEAGAEVEVK, translated from the coding sequence ATGACTAAAGAAGAAATGATTGGCGCAATCAAAGAAATGTCCGTTTTAGAATTAAACGATCTTGTTAAAGCGATTGAAGAAGAATTTGGAGTAACTGCTGCTGCACCTGTAGCTGCTGCTGGTGCTGCTGGTGGAGCTGCTGCTGAAGAGCAAACTGAATTTGATGTAGTACTTACAAGTGCTGGAGCATCAAAAATCAAAGTAGTAAAAGCTGTTCGTGAAATCACTGGTCTTGGTCTTAAAGACGCAAAAGACCTAGTTGATAACGCGCCAAAAGCAATTAAAGAAGGCGTAGCTAAAGAAGAAGCTGAAGAAGTTAAAACTAAACTTGAAGAAGCTGGCGCTGAAGTAGAAGTTAAATAA
- the rplJ gene encoding 50S ribosomal protein L10, which produces MSAVIEQKKQLVDEITEKFRASQTSIVVDYRGLDVAEVTALRKELRDAGIEFKVYKNTMTRRAVEAAELTGLNDVLVGPTAIAFSNDDVVAPARILNNFMKEHEALEIKGGVIEGNVASLDQIKELAELPNYEGMVSMLLSVLQAPIRNFAYVTKAIAEQKEEQGA; this is translated from the coding sequence ATGTCTGCAGTAATTGAACAAAAGAAACAATTAGTTGATGAAATCACTGAAAAATTCCGTGCTAGTCAAACTTCAATAGTAGTTGACTACCGTGGACTTGATGTGGCAGAAGTTACAGCATTACGTAAAGAGCTACGCGATGCGGGAATTGAGTTTAAAGTGTACAAAAACACAATGACTCGTCGTGCTGTCGAAGCGGCAGAGCTTACAGGATTGAACGATGTGTTGGTGGGACCAACAGCGATCGCTTTCAGTAACGATGATGTAGTAGCGCCAGCAAGAATTCTTAACAACTTCATGAAAGAGCATGAGGCATTAGAAATCAAAGGTGGCGTTATCGAAGGTAATGTTGCTAGCCTTGATCAAATTAAAGAGCTTGCTGAGCTTCCAAACTACGAAGGTATGGTATCTATGCTGCTTAGCGTGCTTCAAGCACCTATCCGTAACTTTGCTTACGTTACAAAAGCAATTGCAGAACAAAAAGAAGAACAAGGCGCATAA
- the rplA gene encoding 50S ribosomal protein L1: MAKTGKKYQEAVKLVDRSKTYEIKEAVALAKQTAKANFDETVEAAFRLGVDPKKADQQIRGAMVLPHGTGKTQRVLVFAKGEKAKEAEAAGADYVGDAEFIEKINKGWFEFDVIVATPDMMAEVGKLGRVLGPKGLMPNPKTGTVTFEVEKAVKDIKAGKVEYRVDKSANIHVPIGKISFEDEKLIENFVALTEQLVKVKPQAAKGTYMKNVSIASTMGPGIKVDVSDYR; encoded by the coding sequence ATGGCAAAAACAGGTAAGAAGTATCAAGAAGCTGTGAAGCTTGTTGATCGTTCAAAAACGTATGAAATTAAAGAAGCTGTTGCGTTAGCGAAACAAACTGCTAAAGCAAACTTTGATGAAACAGTTGAAGCTGCATTCCGTCTTGGAGTTGATCCAAAGAAAGCAGATCAGCAAATCCGCGGAGCGATGGTATTGCCGCATGGAACTGGTAAAACACAACGCGTGCTAGTATTCGCTAAAGGTGAAAAAGCAAAAGAAGCAGAAGCTGCAGGAGCAGATTATGTAGGAGATGCAGAATTCATCGAGAAAATCAACAAAGGCTGGTTTGAATTCGATGTTATCGTAGCGACTCCTGACATGATGGCTGAAGTAGGTAAGCTTGGACGTGTGTTAGGACCAAAAGGCTTAATGCCAAATCCTAAAACAGGAACAGTTACTTTCGAAGTGGAAAAAGCTGTTAAAGATATTAAAGCTGGTAAAGTAGAATACCGTGTAGATAAATCTGCAAACATCCATGTTCCAATTGGAAAAATTTCATTTGAAGATGAAAAATTGATTGAAAACTTCGTAGCACTTACAGAGCAACTTGTAAAAGTAAAACCACAAGCTGCTAAAGGTACGTACATGAAGAATGTTTCAATCGCTTCTACAATGGGACCTGGAATTAAAGTTGACGTATCTGATTATCGTTAA
- the rplK gene encoding 50S ribosomal protein L11, translated as MAKKVIKLVKLQIPAGKANPAPPVGPALGQAGVNIMGFCKEFNARTQDQAGLIIPVEITVFEDRSFTFITKTPPAAVLLKKAAGLDSGSGEPNKNKVATLKRDQVKEIAESKMPDLNAADVEAAMRMVEGTARSMGIVIED; from the coding sequence GTGGCTAAAAAAGTAATCAAGTTAGTAAAATTGCAAATCCCGGCTGGTAAAGCAAACCCAGCACCGCCAGTAGGACCGGCACTAGGTCAAGCAGGTGTTAATATCATGGGATTCTGTAAAGAATTCAATGCTCGTACACAAGATCAAGCGGGTTTAATTATTCCTGTTGAAATTACGGTATTTGAAGACCGTTCATTTACATTTATTACTAAGACTCCACCAGCAGCTGTTCTTTTGAAAAAAGCAGCAGGGCTTGACTCTGGTTCTGGTGAGCCTAACAAGAATAAAGTCGCTACATTGAAACGCGATCAAGTAAAAGAAATTGCGGAATCTAAAATGCCTGATTTAAACGCAGCTGATGTTGAAGCGGCAATGCGTATGGTTGAAGGTACTGCACGAAGCATGGGAATTGTTATTGAAGATTAA
- the nusG gene encoding transcription termination/antitermination protein NusG produces the protein MEKNWYVVHTYSGYENKVKMNLEKRVETMGMEDKIFRVIVPEDEETEIKNGKKKVMKKKSFPGYVLTEMIMTDDSWYVVRNTPGVTGFVGSSGHGAKPTPLLPDEIDVVLKRMGVSEPTVQVDFEIKENVRVADGPFTDFTGSIEHIDMDKQKLKVHVNMFGRETPVELDFSQVEKLS, from the coding sequence ATGGAGAAGAATTGGTATGTAGTTCATACGTATTCCGGTTACGAGAATAAAGTAAAGATGAACTTGGAAAAACGTGTAGAAACAATGGGAATGGAAGATAAAATTTTCCGTGTGATTGTCCCGGAAGATGAGGAAACCGAGATTAAAAACGGCAAAAAGAAAGTCATGAAAAAGAAATCATTCCCTGGTTATGTCTTAACAGAAATGATTATGACAGATGATTCCTGGTATGTTGTGAGAAACACACCTGGAGTTACTGGCTTTGTCGGGTCTAGTGGTCATGGTGCAAAACCGACACCATTACTGCCGGATGAAATTGATGTTGTGCTGAAACGTATGGGAGTATCGGAACCGACTGTACAGGTTGATTTTGAAATCAAAGAAAATGTACGTGTTGCTGATGGTCCGTTCACCGATTTTACAGGATCAATTGAGCACATTGATATGGACAAGCAAAAACTAAAAGTTCATGTTAATATGTTTGGGAGAGAAACACCTGTTGAATTGGATTTCTCGCAAGTTGAAAAGCTGTCTTAA
- the secE gene encoding preprotein translocase subunit SecE has protein sequence MFKFFKDVSREMKKVSWPKGKELTNYTIIVISTVAFVALFFFIVDLGISQVLNLF, from the coding sequence ATGTTCAAATTCTTTAAAGATGTATCTAGAGAAATGAAAAAAGTTAGCTGGCCTAAAGGTAAGGAGTTAACCAACTATACGATTATCGTTATTTCAACGGTAGCATTTGTAGCGCTATTCTTCTTTATTGTTGACTTAGGTATTTCTCAAGTTTTAAACTTATTTTGA
- the rpmG gene encoding 50S ribosomal protein L33, which yields MSNKITLACAICSSRNYTTNKNVSTKATRLEVRKFCKTCGQHTLHRETK from the coding sequence ATGAGTAATAAAATCACGTTAGCGTGTGCAATTTGTTCAAGCAGAAATTATACAACGAATAAGAATGTATCCACTAAGGCTACGAGATTAGAAGTACGCAAATTTTGCAAAACATGTGGGCAACATACATTGCATCGTGAAACGAAGTAA
- the sigH gene encoding RNA polymerase sporulation sigma factor SigH: protein MSVEQIVKDNRSISKLEDDDLLQLVRQGDSRALDLLIHRYINFVRAKARTYFLIGADKEDIIQEGMIGLYKAIRDYNGDKLSSFKAFAELCVTRQIITAIKTATRQKHIPLNSYVSLDKPIYDEESDRTLLDVIAGSKEIDPQELLINRENFGDMETKLSELLSELERQVLHLYLDGRSYQEISIELKRHVKSIDNALQRVKRKLEQLMDASETT from the coding sequence ATGAGTGTCGAGCAAATAGTAAAAGACAATCGAAGTATCAGTAAGCTTGAAGATGACGATTTGCTGCAGCTTGTTCGGCAAGGCGATAGTCGAGCGCTGGATTTATTAATACACAGGTACATTAATTTTGTCCGGGCAAAAGCGCGAACGTATTTTTTAATCGGTGCGGATAAAGAGGATATTATTCAAGAAGGAATGATTGGTTTATATAAGGCAATTCGTGATTATAATGGGGACAAGCTATCTTCATTTAAAGCATTTGCCGAGCTTTGTGTGACGCGCCAGATTATCACTGCCATTAAAACAGCGACAAGACAGAAGCATATTCCACTTAACTCCTATGTTTCCCTCGATAAGCCAATCTATGATGAAGAATCAGATCGCACGTTGTTGGATGTAATTGCAGGATCGAAAGAGATTGATCCTCAAGAGCTTCTCATTAACCGAGAAAACTTCGGAGATATGGAAACTAAATTATCCGAATTATTAAGCGAGTTGGAAAGGCAAGTGCTCCATTTGTATTTGGATGGGAGGTCTTACCAGGAAATATCAATTGAGTTAAAGCGACATGTGAAATCGATTGACAATGCCCTGCAACGGGTAAAGCGGAAGCTCGAACAACTGATGGATGCTTCTGAAACCACATAA
- a CDS encoding NYN domain-containing protein has protein sequence MVVLIVDGYNIIGAWEELQQLKEKEIGQARDRLVERMAEYQAYSGHRVIIVFDAYYVKGISSKLKQYKVEVIYTKEKETADECIEKLVRKVKNVKTQVYVATSDYAEQRTIFGQGALRKSARELFIEMQDIEREIEVSIEIHKKMQPQSKINLDEDILRKFEKMRRGEI, from the coding sequence ATGGTCGTTCTTATTGTAGATGGCTATAACATTATTGGTGCATGGGAAGAGCTGCAGCAACTAAAGGAGAAGGAAATCGGACAAGCTCGCGACCGTCTGGTTGAACGGATGGCTGAATACCAAGCGTATTCAGGCCATCGTGTCATTATCGTATTTGATGCGTATTATGTTAAAGGGATTTCAAGTAAACTAAAGCAATATAAAGTTGAGGTTATTTATACAAAGGAAAAAGAAACAGCTGACGAATGTATCGAAAAGCTTGTTAGGAAAGTAAAAAACGTGAAAACACAAGTATATGTAGCCACATCTGATTATGCGGAGCAGCGTACGATTTTCGGACAAGGGGCACTTCGTAAATCTGCTAGGGAGTTATTTATCGAAATGCAGGATATTGAAAGAGAAATTGAAGTCAGCATTGAAATTCATAAAAAAATGCAGCCACAATCAAAAATTAATCTGGACGAAGATATCCTTCGGAAGTTTGAAAAGATGAGAAGAGGAGAAATATAG
- the rlmB gene encoding 23S rRNA (guanosine(2251)-2'-O)-methyltransferase RlmB: protein MDQELIIGKNPVMEALKSGRSVNKVVISEQLNPTVQKKLQQMAREAGTIVQRVPKSKLEQLDSGNHQGVVAYVASYQYASIDDLFQRAEERSEDPFFIILDELEDPHNLGSILRTADATGAHGVIIPKRRSVGLTATVAKTAAGAMEHIPVARVTNIANTIDELKERQVWVVGTEAEATEDYRKLDGALPIALVIGNEGKGISRLVRKKCDWTVSLPMKGEVSSLNASVACSLLLYEVYRKRHPMGDV from the coding sequence ATGGATCAGGAATTAATTATTGGCAAAAATCCAGTGATGGAAGCATTGAAGTCCGGCCGTTCTGTTAATAAAGTGGTTATTTCAGAGCAGTTAAATCCGACTGTGCAAAAGAAATTACAACAAATGGCGAGAGAAGCTGGAACGATTGTCCAACGGGTACCAAAATCGAAGCTTGAACAACTTGATTCTGGCAATCATCAGGGTGTGGTTGCATATGTTGCATCCTATCAATATGCATCAATTGATGATTTATTTCAACGGGCAGAGGAAAGAAGTGAAGATCCATTCTTCATCATTTTGGATGAACTAGAGGATCCACATAATTTAGGGTCTATTTTACGTACTGCAGATGCCACGGGAGCGCATGGAGTCATAATTCCAAAGCGTCGTTCGGTAGGCTTAACCGCAACTGTTGCGAAAACTGCTGCAGGAGCGATGGAGCATATTCCGGTAGCACGTGTAACGAATATCGCCAATACAATTGATGAATTAAAAGAAAGACAGGTATGGGTTGTTGGAACAGAGGCAGAGGCAACGGAGGACTACCGCAAGTTGGACGGGGCTTTACCAATCGCGCTCGTAATTGGCAATGAAGGAAAGGGCATTAGCCGACTGGTTCGCAAAAAGTGTGACTGGACAGTAAGTTTGCCAATGAAGGGGGAAGTTTCTTCTTTGAACGCTTCAGTTGCCTGCAGTTTGCTTCTCTATGAAGTATATCGTAAAAGACATCCAATGGGTGATGTTTAA
- a CDS encoding Mini-ribonuclease 3, with product MKLDPKQLKSLALAYMGDAIYETHVREHLLQKGTVKPNQLHQEAISFVSGKSQAAVILNWTAEEGFLSEEEKAVVGRGRNAKSGSIPKNTSVQTYRYSTAFEALIGYHYLSGNETRLSELLEAAIKFVEERSV from the coding sequence ATGAAATTGGACCCAAAACAATTGAAAAGCTTAGCACTTGCATATATGGGGGATGCTATATATGAGACTCATGTTCGTGAGCATTTGCTTCAAAAAGGAACTGTAAAGCCGAACCAGCTGCATCAAGAAGCGATCTCCTTTGTCTCTGGAAAATCTCAAGCGGCTGTCATTCTAAACTGGACAGCCGAAGAGGGATTTTTAAGTGAGGAAGAAAAGGCGGTTGTAGGACGAGGCCGAAATGCTAAGTCTGGTTCTATACCGAAAAACACGAGTGTACAAACCTACCGTTATAGTACGGCATTTGAAGCATTGATTGGCTATCACTATTTATCTGGAAATGAAACACGTCTAAGCGAACTATTAGAGGCAGCAATTAAATTTGTAGAAGAAAGGAGTGTATGA
- the cysS gene encoding cysteine--tRNA ligase, whose amino-acid sequence MSIKLYNTLTRKKEEFTPIEEGKVRMYVCGPTVYNYIHIGNARPAIVFDTVRRYFEHKGYQVNYVLNFTDVDDKIIKTANELGEEVPQIANKFIQAYLEDVGALGVKEATHNPRVMETMEDIINFIDVLVQKGYAYEAGGDVYFKPRAFDGYGKLSHQSIDELRSGARIQVGEKKGDPLDFALWKKAKAEEIAWDSPWGKGRPGWHIECSAMAKKYLGDTIDIHAGGQDLTFPHHENEIAQSEAMTGHTFANYWMHNGYININNEKMSKSLGNFVLTRDLIAKHDPEVLRFFMLSVHYRNPINFTEELLESAKNSYERIKTAYENLEHRKQMSMNLVDDTEEWLAKIAEMKHRFEVEMDDDFNTANAISVLFDLAKEANVYLQSNQTSNKVIEAFQEVLMKLLNVLGISLDTADELLDEAIEALIEERNEARKNRDFARADEIRDLLKDKNIILEDTPQGVRWKRG is encoded by the coding sequence ATGTCGATTAAGTTATATAATACATTAACGCGCAAGAAGGAAGAATTCACGCCAATAGAAGAAGGAAAAGTTCGTATGTATGTGTGCGGACCGACTGTATATAACTATATTCATATCGGTAATGCACGTCCGGCTATTGTTTTTGATACGGTACGAAGGTACTTTGAACACAAAGGATATCAAGTGAATTATGTATTAAATTTCACCGATGTTGATGATAAAATAATCAAAACAGCAAATGAATTAGGAGAGGAAGTTCCTCAGATTGCAAATAAATTTATTCAGGCCTATTTAGAGGATGTTGGAGCATTAGGTGTGAAAGAAGCAACACATAATCCACGTGTTATGGAAACGATGGAGGATATTATTAATTTTATCGATGTACTTGTTCAAAAGGGATATGCCTATGAAGCTGGTGGAGATGTCTATTTTAAACCAAGAGCGTTTGATGGATATGGCAAACTATCCCACCAATCAATTGATGAGCTTCGTTCAGGGGCGCGGATTCAAGTTGGTGAGAAAAAGGGTGACCCACTTGATTTTGCATTATGGAAAAAGGCAAAGGCTGAAGAAATTGCTTGGGATTCTCCATGGGGGAAAGGTCGACCGGGCTGGCATATTGAGTGCTCGGCAATGGCTAAAAAATATCTTGGGGACACAATTGATATTCATGCCGGGGGACAAGATTTAACTTTCCCGCATCATGAAAATGAAATTGCTCAGTCTGAAGCAATGACAGGTCATACATTCGCGAATTATTGGATGCATAATGGGTATATAAATATTAATAATGAAAAAATGTCGAAATCACTCGGGAATTTTGTTTTGACCAGAGATTTAATTGCAAAGCATGACCCTGAGGTGCTGCGTTTCTTTATGCTGAGTGTGCATTATCGTAACCCAATTAATTTCACCGAGGAACTTTTGGAAAGTGCGAAAAACAGCTATGAGCGAATTAAAACGGCATATGAAAACCTGGAGCACCGCAAGCAGATGAGTATGAATCTAGTAGATGATACTGAGGAATGGTTAGCAAAAATAGCGGAAATGAAGCATCGTTTTGAAGTAGAAATGGATGATGATTTCAATACAGCGAATGCGATTTCTGTTCTGTTTGATTTAGCCAAAGAAGCAAATGTTTATTTACAATCCAACCAAACATCTAATAAGGTAATTGAAGCCTTTCAAGAAGTTCTTATGAAGTTGCTGAATGTACTCGGGATTAGTCTTGATACAGCAGATGAACTGTTAGATGAAGCGATTGAAGCGTTGATTGAGGAGCGGAATGAAGCAAGGAAAAACCGCGATTTTGCTCGAGCAGATGAAATAAGAGATTTATTAAAAGATAAAAATATCATACTGGAAGACACACCTCAAGGGGTTCGCTGGAAAAGAGGCTAA
- the cysE gene encoding serine O-acetyltransferase produces the protein MRVFKTMKEDMDVVFEQDPAARTYIEVMLTYSGLHAVWAHRIAHRFFKRRFFFIARVISQISRFFTGIEIHPGAKIGRRLFIDHGMGVVIGETCEIGDNVTIFQGVTLGGTGKERGKRHPTVKDNALISTGAKVLGAITIGENSKVGGGSVVLKDVPDHSTVVGVPGKVVIQNGKRVRRDLDHHKIPDPVDDRCEQMQVQIDELKAEIAKLKQGSVKQYVD, from the coding sequence ATGAGGGTTTTCAAAACAATGAAGGAAGATATGGATGTTGTGTTTGAACAGGATCCTGCTGCACGTACGTATATTGAAGTGATGCTAACGTATTCTGGTCTTCATGCAGTATGGGCACATCGGATTGCACATCGTTTTTTCAAAAGAAGATTTTTCTTTATTGCACGTGTCATTTCTCAAATTAGCCGCTTCTTTACTGGCATTGAGATTCACCCGGGGGCAAAGATCGGGCGGCGTCTTTTTATCGACCATGGTATGGGGGTAGTAATTGGGGAAACATGTGAAATAGGAGATAATGTTACTATATTTCAAGGAGTAACACTAGGCGGTACAGGTAAAGAGAGAGGAAAACGCCATCCAACAGTCAAAGACAATGCGCTCATTTCAACAGGAGCAAAGGTGCTAGGAGCTATAACAATCGGTGAAAACTCGAAGGTTGGAGGCGGATCTGTTGTATTAAAGGATGTGCCAGACCATTCTACGGTAGTTGGAGTTCCTGGGAAAGTTGTTATACAGAATGGAAAAAGAGTAAGAAGGGATCTGGACCATCATAAAATTCCTGACCCTGTAGATGATCGTTGTGAACAAATGCAGGTCCAGATTGATGAACTGAAGGCTGAAATTGCTAAATTGAAACAAGGGAGTGTAAAGCAGTATGTCGATTAA
- the gltX gene encoding glutamate--tRNA ligase, translated as MSKEVRVRYAPSPTGHLHIGNARTALFNYLYAKHFDGKFIIRTEDTDEKRNVAGGEESQLKFLKWLGLEWDEGADNGGDYGPYRQTERLELYNKYINELLERNLAYKCYMSEEELEAEREEQRAKGQVPKYSGAHRDLTEEQIAAFEAEGRKPSIRLRVPENKTYTFNDIVRGEITFESSDFGDWVIVKKNGIPTYNFAVAIDDHLMEITHVLRGEEHISNTPKQMMVYEAFGWEAPKYGHMTLILNEERKKLSKRDEHILQFIEQYRNLGYLPEAMFNFISLLGWSPVGEEEIFSQEKLIEIFDPERLSTSAAIFDQQKLKWMNNEYIKAAELDTVIDLAMLHLIDAGKLPEDMDTDKRAWAENVISLYRDQLRYGAEIVELTELFFNDDISIDEEAMEVLQGEQVPEVLQVFTDKLIHLDEFTKDTVKAQFKATQKETGHRGKKLFMPIRIATTGQMHGPELPFAIELLGKSVVIARLDKVLRQLGA; from the coding sequence ATGAGTAAGGAAGTTCGTGTGCGTTATGCGCCAAGTCCGACAGGCCATCTGCATATTGGAAATGCACGTACAGCTTTATTTAACTATTTATATGCAAAACATTTTGACGGAAAGTTTATTATTCGTACAGAGGATACGGATGAAAAACGAAATGTAGCGGGCGGAGAAGAGAGCCAGCTGAAGTTTTTAAAATGGCTCGGATTAGAATGGGATGAAGGTGCTGATAATGGCGGTGACTATGGTCCGTATCGTCAAACAGAGCGCTTAGAATTATATAATAAATATATTAATGAATTATTGGAAAGAAACCTTGCCTATAAATGTTATATGTCAGAGGAAGAACTTGAGGCTGAGCGGGAAGAGCAACGTGCAAAAGGACAAGTTCCTAAATATTCAGGTGCCCATCGTGATTTAACAGAGGAACAAATTGCAGCTTTTGAGGCAGAAGGTCGTAAACCAAGTATCCGTCTTCGTGTGCCGGAGAATAAGACTTATACATTTAACGATATTGTTCGCGGTGAAATTACGTTTGAATCGAGTGATTTTGGCGACTGGGTTATTGTGAAGAAAAATGGTATCCCGACTTATAACTTTGCCGTAGCAATTGACGACCATCTGATGGAAATTACACATGTATTACGTGGTGAGGAGCATATTTCCAACACACCGAAGCAAATGATGGTCTATGAGGCATTTGGCTGGGAAGCGCCAAAATATGGCCATATGACCCTTATTTTGAACGAGGAGCGTAAAAAGCTAAGCAAGCGTGATGAGCATATCCTTCAGTTTATTGAGCAATATCGCAATTTAGGATATTTACCTGAAGCAATGTTTAATTTTATCAGCTTATTAGGCTGGTCTCCAGTTGGGGAGGAAGAGATCTTTTCTCAAGAAAAGCTAATTGAAATTTTTGATCCAGAACGACTATCTACATCTGCGGCGATTTTTGATCAACAAAAATTAAAATGGATGAACAATGAATATATAAAAGCAGCTGAATTAGACACAGTAATTGACCTAGCTATGCTACATTTAATTGATGCTGGAAAATTGCCAGAGGATATGGATACAGATAAAAGAGCTTGGGCAGAAAACGTAATCAGCCTGTATCGTGATCAATTACGTTATGGTGCTGAGATTGTTGAACTGACAGAGCTATTCTTTAATGATGATATCTCTATTGATGAGGAAGCAATGGAAGTATTGCAAGGTGAACAAGTACCAGAAGTTCTCCAGGTTTTCACAGATAAGCTGATTCATTTGGATGAGTTTACAAAGGACACGGTAAAAGCACAGTTTAAAGCAACACAAAAGGAAACGGGCCACCGTGGCAAGAAGTTATTTATGCCAATTCGGATTGCGACGACTGGCCAAATGCATGGTCCAGAGCTGCCGTTTGCAATTGAGCTTTTAGGAAAATCTGTTGTCATAGCAAGGCTTGATAAAGTACTAAGGCAATTAGGAGCTTAA
- a CDS encoding PIN/TRAM domain-containing protein, translated as MLKKIVHLFFIVLGGTTGYLYVPEIIRLLNITNLDWARSPYLGMIIGAIIFFILSYWLADYIVDFLRWVEDALIKLPAVDLFFGSIGLIVGLVIAYFVNMPLQDINIEVVSQVLPLFIMIVLGYLGFQVGFRRRDEFVNLMKTNKKDKRRPVEGDDADGILPKAKILDTSVIIDGRIADICQTNFLEGTVVIPQFVLGELQHIADSSDTLKRNRGRRGLDVLNRIQKELPVKVEIYEGDFEDIPEVDSKLIKLAKVIDGIVVTNDFNLNKVCDLQGVNVLNINDLANAVKPVVLPGEELIVQVIKDGKEHNQGVAYLDDGTMIVVEEGRDYIGKTIEVIITSVLQTSAGRMIFAKPKLLEKAL; from the coding sequence TTGCTCAAAAAAATAGTGCATTTATTCTTTATTGTTCTAGGCGGTACTACTGGATATCTATATGTTCCAGAAATAATTCGGTTATTGAACATTACAAATTTGGATTGGGCAAGATCCCCATATTTAGGCATGATCATCGGTGCAATTATATTCTTTATTCTTTCTTATTGGCTGGCAGATTATATTGTTGACTTCTTAAGGTGGGTAGAAGACGCACTTATTAAGCTCCCAGCAGTTGATTTATTTTTTGGTAGTATTGGTTTAATTGTCGGATTGGTTATTGCTTATTTTGTTAACATGCCCTTGCAAGATATTAATATTGAGGTTGTATCACAGGTGCTGCCGCTCTTTATTATGATTGTACTTGGTTACCTCGGTTTCCAAGTAGGATTCAGGCGCAGGGATGAATTTGTTAATCTGATGAAAACAAATAAAAAAGACAAACGCCGGCCTGTAGAAGGTGACGATGCAGATGGTATCCTGCCAAAGGCAAAAATACTGGATACGAGTGTTATAATCGATGGTAGAATTGCAGATATTTGTCAAACGAACTTTTTAGAAGGAACAGTTGTAATACCGCAATTCGTTCTTGGGGAGCTGCAACATATTGCTGATTCCTCTGACACGCTTAAACGAAATAGAGGACGACGTGGTCTTGATGTGCTGAATCGCATTCAAAAGGAATTGCCAGTAAAAGTCGAGATTTATGAAGGAGACTTTGAGGATATTCCAGAAGTTGATAGTAAGCTAATTAAGCTTGCGAAGGTAATTGATGGTATTGTAGTAACAAATGATTTCAATCTAAATAAAGTTTGTGATTTACAAGGTGTTAACGTGCTGAATATTAATGATCTTGCCAATGCGGTGAAGCCGGTTGTACTTCCGGGTGAAGAACTGATTGTACAAGTAATTAAAGATGGGAAAGAGCATAATCAAGGAGTTGCCTATCTTGATGATGGTACAATGATAGTTGTAGAAGAAGGCCGGGATTATATCGGGAAAACAATTGAAGTAATCATTACAAGTGTGCTGCAAACATCAGCTGGTCGGATGATCTTTGCAAAACCAAAATTACTTGAAAAAGCACTGTAA